The proteins below are encoded in one region of Serratia symbiotica:
- a CDS encoding cytochrome P450, translating into MNFKADLLENRYRSYQEYREKSPFFDPDLRSHIVLKYEDVIYLLKSSETSSNRKKSQFDKLRKCPFSKDIVDFYDQWLMYMDGETHKDARRLITYSLSKSTQKIEKTVNLAFSLYVEDILLKTQGNIDIIQDITVPFTVNVLSRVLGIEHEDYNNIIKISKPIAMFLGNGDIGNEDERKKVLECLKETQTLLMQCINNCNNDESVIDYLLKEDIAIEAISPLLINVAIDGYDPLASIISNYFQIISNKKRIPEDIAPNELFDEIVRLEPPFQYCSRVPAEDLYLGSYKIKKGERIMSFILSANRDPAVFELSDNIMSRNRELMLGC; encoded by the coding sequence ATGAACTTCAAAGCCGATTTATTAGAAAACAGATATAGAAGCTACCAGGAATATCGGGAAAAATCACCATTCTTTGATCCCGACCTAAGATCTCATATAGTTCTTAAATATGAGGATGTTATCTATCTTCTGAAATCCTCAGAGACCTCATCGAACCGTAAAAAGAGTCAATTTGATAAATTAAGGAAATGTCCTTTTTCTAAAGATATAGTTGATTTTTATGACCAATGGCTTATGTATATGGATGGGGAAACCCATAAAGATGCGAGGAGACTAATAACATATTCACTATCTAAATCAACACAAAAAATAGAAAAGACAGTTAATTTAGCCTTTTCATTATATGTAGAAGATATATTATTGAAAACTCAGGGTAATATAGACATTATTCAGGACATTACAGTTCCCTTTACCGTCAATGTCTTATCTCGTGTATTAGGCATTGAACATGAGGACTATAATAATATTATAAAAATTTCAAAACCAATCGCCATGTTTTTAGGGAACGGGGATATTGGTAATGAAGATGAAAGGAAAAAAGTTTTAGAGTGTCTTAAAGAAACTCAAACATTGCTCATGCAATGCATCAACAATTGTAATAACGATGAAAGTGTTATTGACTATCTCCTTAAGGAAGACATCGCGATTGAAGCCATCTCCCCACTACTCATTAATGTGGCTATTGATGGTTATGACCCTCTCGCCAGCATTATAAGCAATTATTTCCAGATAATTTCAAATAAAAAAAGGATACCGGAAGATATAGCACCTAATGAGCTTTTCGATGAAATTGTTAGGTTGGAACCGCCATTTCAATATTGTTCAAGAGTGCCTGCAGAAGATCTCTATCTCGGTAGCTATAAGATAAAAAAAGGCGAGAGAATCATGTCCTTTATTTTATCAGCAAACAGAGACCCTGCTGTCTTTGAGCTTTCTGACAATATAATGTCCAGAAATAGAGAACTTATGCTTGGGTGCTAA
- a CDS encoding adenylosuccinate synthetase — protein MFNAVVGLQFGDEGKGKFVDYLSNHIEHIARFNGGANAGHSVQYKGMRLAFSQLPATLRNKNLYVCQGALISPEILYKEIEALKELCIDSSIHIDPRCHVVLSLHAELNRASENFKGDKKIGSVGKGVGACFEDKSNRHGIRLIDLTDEKLLRSKLTFLWDIRDRQIKKVFEGNNALDYEQIIRELLFYGEKLSPYFSFTNEKISSLLKKKQNILLETSQATFLDNAFGSYPYTVAYQTLVQSCFPMIGIPAHLMHVIGVMKAYMIRSW, from the coding sequence ATGTTTAATGCAGTTGTTGGACTTCAATTTGGCGATGAAGGAAAAGGTAAGTTTGTTGACTACCTTTCAAACCACATCGAACACATAGCCCGATTTAACGGCGGTGCAAACGCAGGGCATAGTGTTCAATATAAAGGCATGAGACTAGCATTCTCACAACTTCCGGCTACGCTAAGGAATAAAAATTTATATGTCTGCCAAGGGGCCTTAATCAGTCCAGAAATTCTTTATAAAGAAATTGAAGCTCTAAAAGAGTTGTGTATTGATTCATCTATACATATAGACCCTCGGTGCCATGTTGTATTATCATTGCATGCTGAATTAAATAGGGCGTCAGAGAACTTTAAAGGTGATAAGAAAATTGGTTCCGTAGGGAAAGGGGTAGGTGCATGTTTTGAGGATAAATCGAACAGACATGGCATTAGACTTATTGATTTAACTGATGAAAAACTGCTAAGATCCAAACTAACATTTCTATGGGACATCCGCGATAGACAAATAAAGAAGGTATTTGAAGGTAACAACGCCTTAGATTACGAGCAAATTATAAGAGAATTACTTTTTTATGGTGAAAAGCTTTCGCCTTACTTCTCTTTTACGAATGAGAAGATCTCTTCACTTTTGAAGAAAAAGCAAAATATTTTACTTGAAACATCACAAGCAACTTTTCTGGACAATGCTTTTGGTTCATATCCATATACCGTGGCCTATCAGACTCTTGTACAATCATGTTTTCCTATGATAGGGATACCTGCACATCTGATGCATGTAATTGGAGTAATGAAAGCATATATGATTAGAAGTTGGTAA
- a CDS encoding adenylosuccinate synthetase — protein sequence MREKGNEYGTVSKRPRRCGWLDINLIKHAIELNGVNEIAITNIDVLAGLDKINVATSYLIDNKKTCTNAALMNFEKVIPQYTELAGWEELNAHYNSVDELPVELMKFIMYIEAECGIPVKYISYGPEREQNLIR from the coding sequence ATTAGAGAGAAAGGAAATGAGTATGGAACTGTATCAAAAAGACCTCGCCGATGTGGTTGGCTGGATATCAATCTTATCAAACATGCTATAGAACTCAACGGTGTAAATGAAATAGCAATTACTAACATTGATGTGCTAGCAGGTCTGGATAAAATAAACGTTGCAACATCCTACCTTATCGATAATAAGAAAACCTGTACCAACGCAGCATTGATGAACTTTGAAAAGGTTATTCCTCAATATACTGAGCTTGCTGGCTGGGAAGAACTCAATGCCCATTATAATAGTGTTGATGAATTACCAGTTGAACTTATGAAATTCATTATGTATATTGAGGCTGAATGCGGAATTCCTGTGAAATATATATCCTATGGGCCAGAAAGAGAGCAAAATTTAATAAGATAG
- a CDS encoding NUDIX hydrolase gives MINYVTGFMFSSDKKNVALITKINPAWQKGLINGIGGKIELGETPEQAMSREFHEETGVHTLPEQWTCYCIINRPDKYSVNFLVSINDNVFSTRSVEKEVVGVYEVSNLPHNIIDNLRWLIPMSIDKNLIFSRPIILEENREIN, from the coding sequence ATGATTAACTACGTAACTGGTTTTATGTTTTCATCTGATAAAAAAAACGTGGCCCTAATAACAAAAATAAATCCAGCATGGCAGAAAGGACTAATAAATGGAATTGGCGGAAAGATAGAGTTAGGAGAAACGCCAGAACAGGCTATGTCTCGCGAGTTTCATGAAGAAACAGGTGTCCACACATTACCAGAGCAATGGACATGCTACTGCATAATAAATAGGCCCGATAAATACAGCGTTAACTTTTTAGTATCTATTAATGACAATGTTTTCAGCACAAGAAGTGTTGAAAAGGAAGTCGTGGGTGTATATGAAGTTAGTAACCTACCTCATAATATCATCGATAATCTGCGTTGGCTTATACCAATGTCAATAGATAAAAACTTAATATTTTCCAGACCGATCATATTAGAAGAAAACAGAGAAATAAATTAA
- a CDS encoding HAD hydrolase family protein, whose protein sequence is MDTYIFDIDGTISRNGLKVHPIICKKLIELRENNRLIFASARPIRDMLPMLASELHNSFFIGCNGGISFENGKIISKSLLDRDYLSSTINLMDNLGIPYVLDGEWHFSFSKTHHPFHDISVI, encoded by the coding sequence ATGGACACTTATATTTTTGATATTGATGGCACTATATCCAGAAATGGATTAAAGGTGCATCCCATTATTTGTAAAAAGCTTATCGAGCTAAGAGAAAATAATAGATTGATTTTTGCTTCGGCTCGGCCAATCAGAGATATGTTACCTATGTTAGCATCAGAGCTGCATAACTCTTTTTTTATTGGCTGCAATGGCGGCATATCATTTGAAAATGGGAAAATCATATCCAAGTCACTTTTAGATAGAGACTACCTCTCATCAACCATCAACTTAATGGATAATTTAGGAATACCGTATGTTTTAGACGGTGAGTGGCATTTCTCTTTCTCAAAAACACATCATCCATTCCATGATATATCCGTGATTTAA
- a CDS encoding HAD hydrolase family protein: MLSETEKDRITKIGDVSIHTHKDGFYDITPSGNNKYITLTKLIGECKYTAFGNDLNDHLVLDNAEVSVFVGNRDAYQSANYYITIDYIPTIIDFLESKKPLRSNYPNANN; encoded by the coding sequence ATTTTATCTGAAACAGAAAAAGACAGAATAACCAAAATAGGAGATGTCAGCATACACACCCATAAAGACGGGTTCTATGATATCACTCCCAGTGGTAACAATAAATATATAACACTGACCAAACTAATTGGTGAGTGTAAATATACAGCATTTGGGAATGACTTGAATGACCATCTTGTCCTAGACAATGCCGAAGTATCTGTATTCGTTGGCAACAGAGATGCATATCAATCAGCTAATTATTATATCACTATAGATTACATACCTACGATTATTGATTTTTTAGAAAGTAAAAAACCTCTTCGGAGCAATTACCCTAATGCAAATAATTGA
- a CDS encoding YgjV family protein: protein MTLMQIIDILGYIGTALVVLSFLCSSIVKLRILNAIGASFVTLYAALTHAWPIVLLDGFIVIANIYQLQKLRKNKRGM from the coding sequence ATTACCCTAATGCAAATAATTGATATATTAGGATATATAGGAACTGCACTAGTAGTTCTATCATTCCTGTGTAGTTCAATCGTGAAACTTAGAATTTTAAACGCTATTGGTGCTTCTTTTGTTACATTATATGCGGCCCTGACTCACGCATGGCCTATAGTTTTACTCGATGGCTTCATTGTTATAGCCAACATATATCAACTTCAGAAATTAAGAAAAAATAAGAGGGGGATGTAA
- a CDS encoding NEL-type E3 ubiquitin ligase domain-containing protein, which yields MADYNGPRIFFSLSEDGSDVAPRPLTEAVKDWLSAQLSDSTWAAIEKEENAATFSAFLSRLGETRNARENLAFKAQVSDWLTRLVETPALRETTFAVAQEATTSCEDRVTLAWNDMQKVALVYDVENGTWDDRLPELMTAGCEMFRLEQLEQAARDKVNTLRFVDEVEVYLAYQTGLRDALRLTSAGERMRYGDVSGVTQEDLDRALVQVRGREKRAFPTWLAQWTPWKTALYRTSPGFVHNMQEQQTRILNDRYQHRVDAELRAAGVEGIADAEATVGKKVWDEMTGENDTALTRAFLQNRYHALMADKRPEQVLKAVSELTSVAASAPAVAAMAVRPGNVNEAHPGSLLATRVAAGGMAPLAEAWVSLLHRLYENKYLDKEEVISALLPHKKEHSVASLAHAIAGAAWNSEAATKLCALLSDVAGSDENSRQDIMARLSLKLPGDRFSQLKRDQAADFYERAKKADKLSRNEAAKAHLKEGGLIPESRELHRMVG from the coding sequence ATGGCGGATTATAATGGGCCACGGATCTTTTTTTCCCTGTCAGAAGACGGGTCTGATGTCGCGCCCCGTCCCCTGACTGAAGCGGTGAAAGACTGGTTGTCAGCACAGTTATCAGACAGCACATGGGCGGCCATTGAAAAGGAGGAAAACGCGGCGACCTTCAGCGCTTTCCTCAGCCGCCTGGGCGAGACCCGAAACGCGCGAGAAAATCTGGCATTTAAGGCGCAGGTTTCTGACTGGCTGACCCGGCTGGTGGAAACCCCCGCGCTGCGGGAGACAACATTTGCCGTGGCCCAGGAGGCCACCACAAGCTGCGAAGACAGGGTGACACTCGCCTGGAACGATATGCAGAAAGTGGCGCTGGTGTATGACGTTGAAAACGGTACCTGGGATGACAGACTGCCGGAATTAATGACTGCCGGATGCGAGATGTTCCGCCTTGAACAGCTTGAGCAGGCAGCCCGTGACAAGGTTAATACGCTCCGGTTCGTTGATGAAGTTGAGGTTTACCTGGCATACCAGACCGGCCTGCGCGATGCACTGAGGCTGACCTCTGCGGGAGAAAGAATGCGCTATGGTGACGTCTCCGGCGTGACGCAGGAAGACCTGGATCGGGCACTGGTACAGGTCAGAGGACGGGAAAAACGGGCGTTTCCCACCTGGCTGGCACAGTGGACCCCCTGGAAAACGGCACTGTACCGGACCAGCCCCGGATTTGTCCACAACATGCAGGAGCAGCAGACAAGGATTTTAAACGACCGTTACCAGCACCGCGTGGATGCAGAACTGAGGGCTGCCGGGGTAGAGGGTATTGCTGATGCCGAAGCTACTGTCGGCAAAAAAGTCTGGGATGAAATGACGGGTGAGAACGATACCGCCCTTACTCGCGCGTTCCTGCAAAACCGGTACCATGCCCTGATGGCTGATAAGCGACCGGAGCAGGTCCTGAAAGCCGTGAGTGAACTGACTTCGGTTGCTGCCTCCGCCCCTGCGGTGGCGGCTATGGCAGTCCGACCCGGCAATGTCAACGAGGCCCACCCCGGCAGCCTGCTGGCAACCAGGGTAGCAGCAGGCGGAATGGCTCCCCTTGCAGAGGCATGGGTTTCTTTATTACACCGGTTGTACGAAAACAAATACCTCGACAAAGAGGAGGTAATATCAGCGCTGCTGCCGCATAAAAAGGAGCACAGCGTTGCATCCCTCGCTCATGCCATTGCCGGCGCAGCATGGAATTCTGAGGCCGCAACGAAGCTTTGCGCCCTGCTGTCTGACGTTGCCGGCAGCGATGAAAATTCACGTCAGGACATCATGGCGCGTCTGTCGCTGAAATTGCCCGGCGACAGGTTCAGTCAGCTTAAGCGTGACCAAGCTGCAGATTTCTACGAACGCGCAAAAAAGGCAGATAAACTCAGCCGAAATGAAGCGGCCAAGGCACACCTGAAAGAAGGGGGTCTCATTCCGGAAAGCCGGGAACTGCACAGGATGGTCGGGTAG
- a CDS encoding Abi family protein, with the protein MALHPTNRPRIYQKPPETSEALISKLRLRGLIIADDNAAKTVLTFIGYYRLRGYFIPYYCMTQDRKPQIQEPKIFLPGTTLENVIELYEFDRKLRLIVLEKIQKVEIGLRTCLSEYMSEKYGCHWFMNLTNLNNEYNYEDFFKQIRASKEIFIDHYKATYDHPKYPPSWMITETLSFGAWSRIYKNLHHYDQKNIAQKFNIRSAEVMASWFHTLSHLRNLAAHHNRIWNRSFKAFPPRTLKGYENHMSKPQTLYSRLVVLKYLSDQVSWSDGLKSQLETLMADKPSCVTWQKMGFIEGWKLDPLWTRPLKPPTQA; encoded by the coding sequence ATGGCACTTCATCCGACTAATAGACCTCGCATATACCAAAAACCTCCCGAAACAAGTGAAGCATTGATTTCAAAGCTGCGTCTCAGAGGTTTAATCATCGCTGATGATAATGCCGCTAAAACTGTGCTTACATTTATTGGCTATTACAGGTTAAGGGGATATTTTATCCCTTACTATTGTATGACTCAGGATAGAAAGCCTCAGATACAAGAGCCTAAAATTTTCTTACCGGGAACAACTCTAGAAAATGTTATAGAACTGTATGAATTTGACAGAAAACTACGCCTAATTGTTCTGGAGAAAATTCAGAAAGTCGAGATTGGCCTGCGAACCTGCCTTTCTGAATATATGAGTGAAAAGTACGGTTGCCACTGGTTTATGAACCTAACTAACCTTAATAATGAATATAATTATGAAGATTTCTTTAAGCAAATCAGAGCCTCAAAGGAAATTTTTATAGACCATTACAAGGCAACATATGATCATCCGAAATATCCGCCTTCCTGGATGATTACAGAGACACTCAGTTTCGGTGCATGGTCGAGAATTTATAAAAACCTTCATCACTACGATCAAAAAAATATTGCACAAAAATTTAATATACGAAGTGCAGAAGTTATGGCCTCATGGTTCCATACTTTAAGCCATTTACGAAATTTGGCCGCACACCATAATCGTATATGGAACCGTTCTTTCAAGGCTTTCCCACCAAGAACACTTAAAGGATATGAAAACCATATGAGCAAACCGCAAACGCTTTACAGCCGACTTGTGGTCTTAAAATATCTCTCGGATCAGGTTTCATGGTCTGATGGCCTAAAGAGCCAGTTGGAAACTTTGATGGCCGATAAACCTAGCTGTGTGACATGGCAAAAAATGGGCTTCATCGAGGGATGGAAACTTGATCCGCTCTGGACACGCCCTCTTAAACCGCCTACACAGGCTTAA
- a CDS encoding prolyl oligopeptidase family serine peptidase gives MKDRLIQIIKLFGKPVLLVSLTLPGCLIFAHANEKSYEDNMDSYSWMETQPQHTARWLSERSDLAVNMLHALPWRNSLAKRLNQLVSTAPTISDIYDAGENRFYLRSTPEHPYLRLYVKQKGMPERVIIDPPVGYRINFFTPSHDGRSVAFGLSKNGIESTDIRVIRVADNVVIDDHIPAVRYPNVVWAADNQSFYYSQNATNQDSGRQTCGKVYLHHLESHRDVMTFDWHAIPELAQKSCENANLYASPDSEYLIVNISKSISGYGGYLFFAKKCAGDHGSLTWKKIVDADKNVSAFVYSSRWIYLASYNSSSGYNISRVDLDSPASPGEPVMSWSNGELTQLSISPDSLYVVYHEAGNSKFMRISFADIKQPQSIPVPSDENVSAVFASSDSQHILFTRQGWINPPVIYQYLPETNSILDTKLIQPINQPLTDYMTEEKWVTTKDNIRVPLTLIYRKGIKRTGTNPTWLTAYGAYGVSSFPEFDLSRLLWLEQDGILAIAHVRGGGELGPAWHEGGKENKKENSITDFIHCAEFLIDNHYTSPSKLAISGESAGGIIMGMALTRRPELFSAVAIDVGMLNTSRLDKIPIGVMNYEELGSPLTPSGMQSLLKIDAYRHLKLGKNYPPVLLTVGLQDQRVSPWQTAKFAARLQAINTPQDVLVLAYRRGGHSAATYAEADSKLVDVVSFFIWKTGLQFYEK, from the coding sequence ATGAAAGATCGTCTGATACAAATAATAAAACTCTTCGGTAAGCCGGTATTATTGGTTTCCCTTACCCTGCCCGGCTGTCTCATTTTTGCTCATGCTAACGAAAAGAGCTATGAGGATAACATGGACTCTTATAGCTGGATGGAAACCCAGCCACAACATACTGCACGTTGGTTAAGCGAACGTTCAGACCTGGCAGTTAACATGCTTCATGCCCTTCCCTGGAGAAACTCGCTGGCGAAAAGGTTAAATCAGTTAGTCAGTACGGCTCCCACTATTTCTGATATTTATGATGCGGGAGAAAATCGTTTTTATCTGCGCTCAACCCCTGAACATCCTTATCTGCGACTGTATGTGAAGCAAAAAGGAATGCCTGAACGTGTGATAATCGATCCTCCTGTTGGTTACAGGATTAACTTTTTTACCCCTTCCCATGATGGTCGCTCCGTGGCGTTTGGGTTATCAAAAAACGGAATTGAAAGCACTGATATCAGAGTTATCCGGGTTGCTGATAACGTCGTAATAGACGACCATATCCCCGCCGTTCGCTACCCTAATGTTGTCTGGGCTGCGGATAATCAGTCGTTTTATTACAGCCAGAATGCCACCAATCAGGATTCAGGCCGTCAAACCTGTGGCAAGGTCTACCTTCATCATTTAGAGAGCCACAGGGATGTTATGACATTTGACTGGCATGCTATTCCGGAGCTCGCACAAAAATCATGTGAAAACGCTAATCTATACGCCTCTCCTGATTCTGAATACCTGATTGTTAATATTTCAAAATCAATCAGCGGTTATGGGGGATATCTTTTCTTCGCAAAAAAATGCGCGGGAGACCATGGCAGCCTTACCTGGAAAAAAATCGTTGATGCTGATAAAAATGTCTCTGCCTTTGTCTATTCCAGTCGATGGATTTATCTGGCGAGTTATAATTCCTCATCCGGTTATAATATCTCTCGGGTTGATCTGGACTCACCAGCATCCCCCGGGGAACCAGTGATGAGTTGGTCCAATGGGGAGCTAACGCAGCTAAGCATCAGCCCTGATTCCCTCTATGTGGTCTATCATGAGGCCGGCAACAGTAAATTCATGCGTATCTCGTTTGCTGACATAAAACAACCTCAGTCAATTCCTGTCCCTTCAGATGAAAATGTGAGTGCTGTATTCGCCAGCAGTGACAGTCAGCATATTCTCTTCACCCGACAGGGCTGGATTAACCCCCCCGTTATTTATCAATATCTCCCTGAGACTAACTCTATCCTGGATACGAAGCTTATACAGCCGATAAACCAGCCGCTGACAGACTATATGACTGAAGAAAAATGGGTGACTACAAAGGATAATATTCGCGTCCCGCTAACTTTAATTTACCGAAAAGGGATTAAGCGCACGGGGACGAATCCCACCTGGTTGACAGCTTACGGCGCTTATGGCGTCAGTTCGTTTCCTGAATTCGATCTGTCCCGTTTGCTCTGGCTTGAACAGGATGGCATCCTCGCGATCGCGCATGTACGTGGAGGCGGTGAGCTGGGGCCAGCATGGCATGAAGGAGGAAAAGAAAATAAAAAAGAGAATTCCATAACAGATTTTATTCATTGTGCTGAGTTCCTTATCGATAATCATTACACCTCGCCGTCGAAACTTGCGATCAGCGGCGAGAGCGCAGGGGGAATAATCATGGGTATGGCTCTCACCCGTCGCCCGGAACTGTTCTCCGCTGTGGCTATAGATGTTGGGATGCTCAACACGAGTCGACTGGATAAAATTCCTATAGGGGTGATGAACTATGAAGAACTGGGTTCACCGTTGACACCGTCAGGCATGCAGAGTTTATTGAAAATAGATGCTTACCGGCATCTTAAACTAGGGAAAAATTATCCTCCCGTCCTGTTAACAGTTGGCCTGCAGGATCAGCGAGTATCTCCCTGGCAAACAGCTAAATTCGCCGCCCGTTTACAGGCGATAAACACGCCACAAGATGTGCTGGTATTAGCTTACCGCCGGGGAGGACACAGTGCTGCTACCTATGCAGAAGCCGATTCAAAATTAGTCGACGTAGTAAGTTTCTTTATCTGGAAAACCGGACTTCAGTTTTATGAAAAGTGA
- a CDS encoding recombinase family protein → MSRVFAYCRVSTLEQTTENQRREIEAAGFAIRPQRLIEEQISGSLHASERPGFARLLDRMENGDVLIVTKLDRLGRDAMDVRKTVEQLAAADIRVHCLALCGVDLTSAAGKMTMQVISAVAEFEKDLLIERTHSGLARARAAGKRFGRPPALSQEQQKTAIEYLKSGASVSAVAREFRTSRQTIMRLRDNAVSHERQV, encoded by the coding sequence ATGTCACGAGTTTTTGCTTACTGCCGGGTCTCCACTCTGGAACAGACCACAGAAAACCAGCGTCGTGAAATTGAAGCGGCGGGTTTTGCCATCAGACCCCAGAGGCTAATTGAGGAACAAATCAGCGGTTCATTGCACGCCAGCGAACGGCCAGGTTTTGCCCGGTTACTTGATCGCATGGAAAATGGCGATGTGCTGATAGTGACCAAACTTGACCGCCTGGGCCGCGACGCCATGGACGTGCGGAAGACTGTTGAGCAGCTGGCTGCGGCCGATATTCGCGTGCACTGCCTCGCCCTGTGCGGGGTAGACCTTACCAGCGCGGCCGGAAAGATGACCATGCAGGTTATTTCGGCTGTCGCTGAGTTTGAGAAGGACTTGCTGATTGAGCGTACACATTCCGGTCTGGCAAGAGCCAGAGCAGCCGGAAAACGATTTGGCAGACCGCCCGCGCTGAGCCAGGAACAGCAGAAGACCGCAATCGAATACCTCAAATCGGGTGCTAGTGTCAGCGCGGTGGCGCGCGAATTCAGAACCTCACGACAAACGATTATGCGTCTGCGTGACAACGCCGTAAGCCATGAACGACAAGTCTAG
- a CDS encoding LacI family DNA-binding transcriptional regulator, protein MEKMRKRRNTGRVTLQEVAHYAGVGSMTVSRALRMPEQVSDKLREKIEKAVETLGYIPNRAAGALASGYSNVVVVLIPSLIDKASSKFMQALQQILNKNEFQLLLGCHEYNQRKEAEILMTLLKSNPAAVVIFGSQLTEKTYQLLERANIPTVNVVGSYFKGAKMTLAAASFESAYELTRYLLERGYHHIGYVGAYRDNRLQHQQLNGWHKAMLDHYKNADQIVTTPDMASLQFGRYALTEILLRLPELDAVICSHEDIALGVLFECQQRLLKIPGDIAVACLDGSDSCDQTHPTLTSMRIDYKKMGRETGKMLIELLNNDEDGREDGIINQTFSYKFERRQST, encoded by the coding sequence ATGGAAAAAATGCGTAAGCGTCGTAATACTGGACGAGTCACTCTACAAGAAGTGGCACATTACGCTGGAGTAGGATCGATGACTGTTTCCAGAGCGCTACGAATGCCGGAACAGGTTTCAGATAAGTTACGTGAAAAAATAGAAAAAGCGGTTGAAACTCTTGGTTATATTCCCAACCGAGCTGCGGGTGCGTTAGCTTCAGGGTACAGTAACGTCGTCGTTGTTTTGATCCCGTCATTGATAGATAAAGCCAGTTCTAAATTCATGCAGGCTCTACAGCAGATTCTGAATAAGAATGAGTTTCAGCTATTACTTGGCTGCCACGAATATAATCAGCGTAAAGAAGCGGAAATACTGATGACACTATTGAAAAGCAACCCAGCAGCAGTGGTGATATTCGGCTCACAACTGACGGAAAAAACCTATCAACTCCTTGAGCGGGCGAATATTCCTACGGTCAATGTGGTTGGTTCGTATTTTAAAGGGGCGAAAATGACTCTTGCAGCGGCTTCCTTTGAGTCAGCCTATGAATTGACCCGCTATTTATTAGAGCGGGGCTATCACCATATTGGTTATGTGGGGGCTTATAGGGATAACCGATTACAGCACCAGCAGCTGAATGGATGGCATAAAGCGATGTTAGATCATTACAAAAATGCTGACCAGATTGTCACGACACCGGATATGGCCAGCTTACAGTTTGGCCGTTATGCACTAACGGAAATATTGCTGCGCCTCCCTGAATTAGACGCAGTGATATGCAGCCATGAAGATATTGCGCTTGGCGTGTTGTTTGAGTGTCAGCAGCGGCTATTGAAAATTCCAGGTGACATTGCGGTTGCCTGCCTTGATGGCTCAGATAGCTGTGATCAAACCCACCCAACGCTGACCTCAATGCGTATTGATTATAAAAAAATGGGAAGAGAGACCGGTAAAATGCTAATAGAGTTGCTCAATAATGACGAAGACGGCAGGGAGGATGGGATCATTAACCAAACGTTCAGCTATAAATTCGAGCGTCGGCAGAGTACCTGA
- a CDS encoding PTS sugar transporter subunit IIA, with the protein MLKALLTSDVIQIVSQAKDWREAITISCQPLIDNGSIEARYVEAIYRSHEAIGPYYVIGPSIAMPHARPEDGVNKFSLALTLISDGVTFNAEGNDPVKLLIVLAATDSNSHIEAISQLAQLFDSDNDVQALLNAKNPQDILSVIARY; encoded by the coding sequence ATGTTAAAAGCACTGTTAACTTCAGACGTTATTCAAATTGTTAGTCAGGCAAAAGACTGGCGTGAGGCCATCACAATTTCATGTCAACCGCTGATTGATAATGGCTCCATTGAAGCACGCTATGTCGAGGCAATTTATCGCTCCCATGAGGCTATTGGGCCTTATTATGTGATTGGCCCCAGTATTGCGATGCCACATGCCCGCCCGGAAGACGGCGTAAACAAATTCTCACTGGCATTAACCCTTATTTCTGATGGCGTTACTTTCAATGCAGAAGGTAACGACCCGGTAAAACTGCTTATAGTGTTAGCAGCAACAGACAGTAATAGCCATATAGAGGCTATTTCTCAACTCGCTCAATTGTTCGATAGTGATAACGATGTACAAGCCTTGCTTAATGCTAAAAACCCGCAGGATATTCTGTCAGTTATTGCGCGCTATTAA